The following coding sequences lie in one Apium graveolens cultivar Ventura chromosome 3, ASM990537v1, whole genome shotgun sequence genomic window:
- the LOC141711770 gene encoding putative purine permease 11 has protein sequence MEQVDQPPQLHVIEDKTTLRRTLLHSVQGYNQWWLRLILFTVLLICGQSAGTLLGRLYFSEGGKSIWMAALVQPAGFPILIVLLFVFHVFPNSGKTENSRFFVSLFTLGSLYFCFLGLVSGGITMMYTFGLCYLPVSTFALICSTQLAFNAVFSFYINSQKFTALILNSVVLLTTSAALLVVGVDNTNSKSGSEKQKFWVGFIFTIGASALYALVLSITQHLLQKILKSVTPVVILEQMILQSFAASAVCATGLFSSGEWKTMGREIHDYRLGKASYVMTLVWTAVSWQVYAIGSFGLLFEVSSLFTNVIGTVALPIVPVLAVLFFDDKLNGVKVVAMLLAIWGFLSYIYQHYLDDLKTKKAVLKIADANSH, from the exons ATGGAACAAGTTGACCAACCGCCGCAACTTCATGTTATAG AGGACAAGACAACTTTACGACGTACACTGCTACACAGCGTCCAAGGTTACAATCAATGGTGGTTGCGGTTGATCCTCTTCACCGTCCTTCTCATATGTGGTCAGTCAGCAGGAACTCTACTGGGAAGGCTTTACTTCAGTGAAGGTGGCAAAAGCATATGGATGGCAGCATTAGTACAACCTGCTGGTTTTCCAATTCTTATTGTTCTTCTCTTCGTTTTCCATGTCTTTCCAAACTCTGGCAAAACTGAGAATTCGAGATTTTTTGTTTCACTCTTTACCCTCGGCTCTCTGTATTTCTGTTTTCTTGGGCTTGTTAGTGGAGGAATTACAATGATGTATACATTTGGCCTTTGTTATCTTCCTGTCTCTACTTTTGCCCTCATTTGCTCCACACAATTAGCTTTTAATGCCGTGTTCTCCTTCTATATAAATTCACAAAAGTTCACTGCACTGATACTGAATTCTGTAGTCCTCTTAACCACCTCTGCAGCTCTACTCGTAGTTGGAGTTGACAACACGAATTCTAAAAGTGGTTCGGAAAAACAGAAATTTTGGGTTGGATTCATCTTCACAATTGGTGCAAGTGCTCTCTATGCTCTAGTGTTGTCCATCACTCAACACTTGCTCCAGAAAATACTGAAGAGTGTGACCCCTGTTGTGATTCTTGAACAGATGATTCTTCAGTCATTTGCTGCATCAGCTGTTTGTGCAACCGGCCTATTTTCCAGTGGCGAGTGGAAGACTATGGGGAGGGAAATTCATGATTATCGGCTGGGGAAGGCATCGTATGTCATGACATTGGTGTGGACGGCTGTTTCTTGGCAAGTGTATGCTATCGGCTCGTTCGGATTGCTATTTGAAGTATCATCGCTCTTTACAAACGTGATTGGTACAGTGGCACTACCCATTGTTCCGGTTCTTGCTGTGTTATTTTTCGATGATAAGCTCAATGGGGTGAAAGTTGTGGCTATGTTACTAGCTATATGGGGGTTTCTTTCTTATATCTACCAACACTACCTCGACGATTTAAAGACAAAAAAGGCAGTACTGAAAATTGCAGATGCAAATTCACATTGA
- the LOC141711771 gene encoding uncharacterized protein LOC141711771: MTEMAIGDIGADNLDFMEKKQENQKQPKKDVMQLACGLWTDGLVCAFESVQSHRKRAGSVAKTPFVQKDTVGKQTSSRFPTAKYSGHEVKNTIHESVPLAESVGNPNDPLVGCDGEHDCLSSYSYTEDKYPGSYWKPIGWSRISELVQTVQVDTGWASQPIEFADSEDDVSVAEIAAPYWEQPVGPTWWCHVIAGHPFITAWLTNAQWLHPAISTALRDESKLISERMKHLFYEVPVRVAGGLLFELLGQSAGDPFVEEDDIPVVMRSWQAQNFLVTALHVKGSASNINVLGVAEVQELLTAGGSNVPQTIHEVIALLACRLARWDDRLFRKYIFGAADEIELKFMNRRNHEDMHLFTVILNQEIRRLSTQVIRVKWSLHAREEIIFELLQHLRGNATRNLLEGIRKSTRAMIGEQEAVRGRLFTIQDVMQSTVRAWLQDKSLHITHNLGVFGGCGLILSVITGLFGINVDGIPGNEGTPYAFALFTGLLALLGVVLIAMGLLYLGLKRPVAEEQVQVRKLELQELVKMFQHEAESHAQVRKSTSHNTFASNAATLLRDGEEGYILID; this comes from the exons ATGACGGAGATGGCAATTGGGGATATTGGTGCTGATAATTTAGATTTTATGGAGAAGAAGCAAGAGAATCAGAAACAGCCAAAGAAAGATGTCATGCAATTAGCATGTGGCTTATGGACTGATGGGCTAGTTTGTGCTTTTGAATCTGTTCAGAGTCATAGGAAGAGAGCTGGTTCAGTAGCAAAGACCCCTTTTGTACAAAAGGACACTGTAGGTAAACAAACATCTAGTAGGTTTCCAACAGCTAAGTATTCGGGACATGAAGTCAAGAACACCATTCACGAGTCTGTGCCTCTAGCTGAGTCAGTTGGCAATCCCAATGATCCATTGGTCGGCTGTGATGGCGAGCATGATTGCCTTTCATCGTATTCTTATACTGAGGATAAGTATCCAGGAAGCTATTGGAAACCAATTGGCTGGTCTCGAATTTCTGAACTTGTCCAAACTGTGCAAGTGGATACTGGCTGGGCCTCACAGCCTATTGAGTTTGCCGACAGTGAGGATGATGTGTCCGTTGCAGAGATTGCAGCTCCCTACTGGGAACAACCTGTAGGGCCAACTTGGTGGTGTCATGTAATTGCAGGGCATCCATTTATTACTGCTTGGTTAACTAATGCTCAGTGGTTACATCCTGCTATCAGTACTGCTCTAAGAGATGAAAGCAAGTTGATTAGTGAACGTATGAAGCACCTTTTCTATGAG GTCCCAGTTAGAGTTGCTGGAGGACTATTATTTGAACTTTTAGGTCAGTCAGCAGGTGATCcatttgttgaagaagatgaCATACCTGTAGTTATGCGGTCGTGGCAAGCACAAAACTTCTTGGTAACTGCGTTGCATGTTAAAGGTTCTGCATCAAATATTAATGTACTAGGTGTTGCAGAAGTACAG GAGTTGCTTACTGCAGGGGGCAGCAATGTGCCACAAACTATTCACGAGGTCATAGCACTCCTGGCATGCCGCCTTGCTAGATGGGATGACAG GCTATTTCGGAAATACATCTTTGGTGCTGCAGATGAAATTGAACTGAAGTTTATGAACAG GAGAAACCATGAGGACATGCATCTTTTTACTGTTATCCTAAACCAAGAGATCAGAAGACTATCAACCCAG GTTATCAGAGTGAAATGGTCATTACATGCCAGAGAGGAAATCATATTTGAACTCCTCCAACATTTAAGGGGAAATGCAACAAGGAATTTGCTTGAAGGAATAAGGAAGAGTACAAGGGCTATGATTGGAGAGCAAGAAGCAGTCCGTGGTCGATTGTTTACAATACAAGATGTTATGCAGAGCACTGTCCGTGCATGGTTACAG GACAAAAGTCTACATATCACACACAATTTGGGCGTGTTTGGTGGTTGCGGCCTCATACTTTCAGTCATCACAGGGCTTTTTGGAATAAACGTGGATGGAATTCCTGGAAATGAAGGAACTCCATATGCATTTGCTCTCTTCACTGGTCTTTTAGCTCTGTTAGGCGTTGTGCTGATTGCAATGGGATTGCTCTACCTTGGTCTGAAACGACCAGTTGCTGAAGAGCAAGTTCAAGTGAGAAAACTAGAGTTGCAAGAACTAGTCAAGATGTTTCAGCACGAAGCAGAGTCCCATGCACAAGTTCGAAAGTCTACTTCCCACAACACATTTGCTTCGAATGCTGCTACTTTGCTCAGAGATGGCGAAGAAGGTTATATCCTCATTGACTGA
- the LOC141711769 gene encoding putative receptor-like protein kinase At2g42960, with amino-acid sequence MASGDLNRELKKKVLGLRLWELIGICVGAFIVLILCVLSMWVTCRRRSRRTHRKYTDPQIPFASKDIKVDRVGQRNMNDHPESVVVSVPDKSSDKNSEKLLVHLGMSKSSDADNISQCSSMYYHDRPCSSQSGEEGSSGTTRKQSSYPTASPLIGLPEMSHLGWGHWFTLRDLQLATNRFSAENVIGEGGYGVVYRGVLINGTEVAVKKLLNNLGQAEREFRVEVEAIGHVRHKNLVRLLGYCVEGVHRMLVYEYMNNGNLEQWLHGAMRQHGSLTWEARMKVLLGTAKALAYLHEAIEPKVIHRDIKSSNILIDHEFNSKVSDFGLAKLLDSGESHITTRVMGTFGYVAPEYANTGLLNEKSDIYSFGVLLLEAITGRDPVDYGRPADEVNLVEWLKTMVGNRRAEEVLDPDIETKPPTRALKCALLVALRCVDPDSQKRPKMSQVVRMLEADDFPHREDRRNRKTRTTSMEIESMKENGNSAEVDSKVGQSENKASEILHE; translated from the exons ATGGCATCCGGGGATTTAAATAGAGAGTTGAAAAAGAAAGTTCTGGGCTTGAGATTATGGGAGTTGATAGGCATATGCGTCGGTGCATTTATTGTATTGATTCTGTGTGTGTTATCTATGTGGGTAACATGTCGAAGAAGATCTAGAAGAACCCATCGCAAGTACACTGATCCTCAAATACCTTTTGCCTCGAAAGATATCAAGGTTGACAGAGTAGGGcagagaaatatgaatgatcatcCAGAAAGTGTAGTTGTTTCTGTTCCTGATAAATCAAGTGATAAGAATTCTGAGAAGCTGTTGGTGCACCTAGGTATGAGTAAATCTAGTGATGCTGATAATATCAGCCAGTGCAGCTCGATGTATTATCATGATAGGCCCTGTAGTTCACAGTCAGGGGAAGAAGGAAGTTCTGGTACGACCAGAAAGCAGTCCTCATATCCAACGGCTTCTCCTTTAATTGGCTTGCCAGAAATGTCACATCTTGGGTGGGGTCATTGGTTTACTCTTAGAGATCTTCAGCTTGCAACAAATCGTTTTTCTGCTGAAAATGTGATTGGAGAGGGGGGATATGGAGTTGTTTATCGGGGAGTACTTATCAATGGAACTGAAGTTGCAGTCAAAAAGCTTCTTAATAATCT CGGGCAGGCTGAGAGAGAATTTAGAGTTGAAGTGGAGGCTATAGGTCATGTTCGGCATAAGAATCTTGTACGACTTCTTGGCTACTGTGTAGAAGGGGTTCACAG GATGCTGGTGTATGAATATATGAACAATGGAAACTTAGAACAGTGGCTTCATGGGGCCATGCGTCAACATGGTAGCCTTACTTGGGAAGCCCGCATGAAGGTCCTTCTTGGTACTGCAAAAGC TCTTGCGTACTTGCACGAAGCTATAGAACCAAAAGTCATTCACAGAGACATAAAGTCTAGCAATATCCTGATTGACCATGAATTTAATTCAAAAGTTTCTGACTTTGGATTGGCCAAGCTCTTGGATTCTGGAGAAAGTCACATAACTACCAGAGTGATGGGAACATTTGG TTATGTTGCTCCAGAATATGCTAACACTGGCTTGCTAAATGAGAAGAGCGATATATATAGTTTCGGGGTCCTCCTCCTGGAAGCAATTACTGGAAGGGACCCAGTGGACTATGGCCGGCCTGCTGATGAG GTTAACCTGGTTGAATGGCTGAAAACAATGGTTGGGAATAGAAGAGCTGAGGAAGTTTTGGATCCAGATATTGAAACTAAGCCCCCAACACGTGCTTTGAAATGTGCACTTCTGGTTGCACTTAGGTGTGTTGATCCAGACTCACAGAAACGACCAAAAATGAGTCAAGTTGTTCGGATGCTCGAAGCAGATGATTTCCCTCATCGTGAG GATCGTAGAAATAGGAAGACCCGGACAACAAGCATGGAAATTGAATCTATGAAGGAGAATGGTAATTCAGCCGAGGTGGACAGCAAGGTAGGACAATCAGAAAACAAAGCATCTGAGATATTACACGAGTAG